DNA sequence from the Prolixibacter sp. SD074 genome:
ATAGGTTAATTTGTTCACGAAAACCCAAAAATATAAAAAGATGTGACTATCGGACAATGAGAAAGGTTACCACTTCCTAAGTTCCTCGTACAAATGTTGCACCGGCAACCCCATCACATTGAAGTAAGAACCTTCGATGCGCTCGATGCCAATGTAACCAATCCACTCCTGGATACCGTAGGCGCCGGCCTTGTCGTAAGGTTTGTAGTGAGTGATATAGTAATCAATCTCATCCCGCGAAAGCGATTTGAAGAAAACGTCGGTGACGGAAGCAAAACTGACTTGCTTCGATTTGGATGTCAGACAAACGCCGGTTACTACTTCGTGCCGTCGCCCGGAAAGTTTGTACATCATCTCAACCGCTTCATCATAATCGGCCGGTTTCCCCAACACTTCCCCTTCCACATATACGATGGTATCGGAGGTAATCACCAAATCATGATCACTCATGTTACCAACAAATGGCTCGGCTTTTAACCGGGCCAGGTATTGCGGAATTTCTTCCATCGGCAGGCCCTCGGGAAAAACTTCCCCTACTTCGTGGATTTCCGTTACGAAATCGATGCCTAAATCAGCTAATAATTTCTGCCTCCTCGGTGATTTCGATGCAAGTACAATACGATAATTCCCCAGGTTGTTCAGTATCATAAATTCACTTTAAATGGAAATGGAAAACACTTCTCAGGTATTTTCAATTCTCAATTTATTAAAAACTGCTCCAGTGTAACTTTTCCGGATCAATCCATTTTCCCTGTGCGCGCAGTACCTGTTCAACCACGTCACGCACACAACCTTCTCCACCATTTCGGTCGGAAATGTATTTCGAAACCGATTTAATTTCAGTGACGGCATCATTCGGGCAAACCGGAACGCCCACACGCTTCATCACCAGGTAATCGGGCAGGTCATCACCCATGTACATAATTTCTGAATCCTTCAGGCCAGTTTTCTTCAGGAAATCATCAAAAAAGGTAATCTTATCCAGCGAGCCCATGTACAAATGTGTTACGCCCAGTTTTTGGTAACGTTTCCGAACTTCGGTCGTATTTCCACCGGTGATGATGGCCAGCGGATAACCGCTACGAATGGCGTGAACCATGGCAAATCCGTCACGGATATTAGCAGTTCGTACCGGATCGCCCTCGTTTGTCAGGGGTTGTATAATGCGGGATAATACGCCATCGACATCGAAAACAAAGCCTTTGACGTTCATCAGTTCTTCCTTGAAAAATGCCATAATTTATTTTGTATGTAATTGATGAATACTTTCGCTAAGTAATTTGTAGATATCATTCCATTGTGGGTGCTCCTCCAACATCTCCAGGTGCCGGTCAATTACGTTCCGGTCAAACCGGACAGCCGGGCCCGTTTGGGCATCCTTTGGCGAAAATTCCAGCACTTTTGCTGCCGTTTCGATAATTAACGGTTTCAGAACATCAAAATCGATTTCCTTCTCCTTCAACAACTCTTCACCGATAGTATAGAGGTGATTGACGAAGTTGCACACAAATACTGCGGAAAGATGAAGTTGACGTCGCTGCTCCGAGCCAATTTCGCGCACATCGTTGGATATGGAAGCACCAAGCTTACGCAGAATAGCAAGATTCTCCGGATTATTGGCTTCTATGCAAACAGGTATCTGGGAGAAATCAACCGCCCTCGATTTGGAAAAAGTCTGCAGCGGATAAAAAACACCGAAGTTGTCAGTAAACGGTTGCAGCACATCCAAAGGCATACTTCCTGCTGTATGTGCTACCAAACGCTTCCCAAAACCGATTTTGCAAAGCAACGGTTCCACAGCTTTGTCACTAACCGAAACCAGATACAGTTGCCCTTCCGGGGAAACCTCATCTACGCGGGTAGTCCATTCTGTCTTTAGCTTATCGGCCAACTCTCTTGCCGATTTCTCCGTTCGTGAATAAACCTGTACGATCCGGTGATTGCACTCTTTGAGTCGTAATCCCAAACGCGTTGCCAGGTTACCAGCGCCAATCAGAACAATATCCATCGGTCAAATTTTTTCCAAAATTACGGAAAATCGGTAAATCACCCCATTTTGACCAGATGATCCTATTGTAAAAATCAATCACACCAAAAAAGCCCGGCTCCAATCAAGGAACCGGGCTTTACGTTTAAAATAAGCGGCGGCCTACTCTCCCACATTTCTGCAGTACCATCGGCG
Encoded proteins:
- a CDS encoding Maf-like protein, whose product is MILNNLGNYRIVLASKSPRRQKLLADLGIDFVTEIHEVGEVFPEGLPMEEIPQYLARLKAEPFVGNMSDHDLVITSDTIVYVEGEVLGKPADYDEAVEMMYKLSGRRHEVVTGVCLTSKSKQVSFASVTDVFFKSLSRDEIDYYITHYKPYDKAGAYGIQEWIGYIGIERIEGSYFNVMGLPVQHLYEELRKW
- a CDS encoding Rossmann-like and DUF2520 domain-containing protein — encoded protein: MDIVLIGAGNLATRLGLRLKECNHRIVQVYSRTEKSARELADKLKTEWTTRVDEVSPEGQLYLVSVSDKAVEPLLCKIGFGKRLVAHTAGSMPLDVLQPFTDNFGVFYPLQTFSKSRAVDFSQIPVCIEANNPENLAILRKLGASISNDVREIGSEQRRQLHLSAVFVCNFVNHLYTIGEELLKEKEIDFDVLKPLIIETAAKVLEFSPKDAQTGPAVRFDRNVIDRHLEMLEEHPQWNDIYKLLSESIHQLHTK
- a CDS encoding HAD family hydrolase, with protein sequence MAFFKEELMNVKGFVFDVDGVLSRIIQPLTNEGDPVRTANIRDGFAMVHAIRSGYPLAIITGGNTTEVRKRYQKLGVTHLYMGSLDKITFFDDFLKKTGLKDSEIMYMGDDLPDYLVMKRVGVPVCPNDAVTEIKSVSKYISDRNGGEGCVRDVVEQVLRAQGKWIDPEKLHWSSF